From a single Lineus longissimus chromosome 16, tnLinLong1.2, whole genome shotgun sequence genomic region:
- the LOC135500878 gene encoding growth factor receptor-bound protein 14-like, translating into MSHAHEFRQLEGALANLDDLIGSMTKDAPTAAPAPTDEVDLDALIADLNRSFPMAGQTAEQPTAASNNSPTDDGNDYEHLGKIEPYPDYDQLEGDAEAFKEELGDDIGVLKPNKAPLGRGPPPMPFKRSASLPTPHLFKDGRSFEETRERTLTPPPPPNIPVPLPPREPPPPFQDLAQPPGHLGQEPLTPPPMPPELIRSRTTSHERKMSLPEDEREWRKQLLKQTSENISSESKRKVLVNFHNIDQSYKTLALEETYKARDICNRLVIKNMGLDDKNWMLIEFLSQFKIQRVIEDHELVLSIYDSWGGNMDNIIYFKNDFKKYEIFQNPAQFFPTHMIEQSEEDGALSEKAEKAKKILLQNLFSTTDRVPDIESYLHLKEQGRRSWKRAFCMLRGTRIVYSSKGTSKDPKHLVTFTIFDDLDLYLARTPKETFGAPTDFCFCFKPRKPVRDARELICLCTDDPRSLKCWMAGVRLGKYSGTLRENYRIAVRRMEKLKKLKQDNDKDSDSLISGPYSDQLWYHGLITREETSRRMAKHGFNDGAFMVRDSQSSPGSFVISFILDRKIKHFQVLPMKVEGETFYSVDEGRTKFYDVTDLVNYYTKERGIMPVLLKEIVRRD; encoded by the exons ATGAGCCACGCCCATGAATTCCGTCAACTGGAAGGCGCCCTCGCCAACTTGGACGATCTGATCGGGAGCATGACAAAGGATGCGCCCACTGCTGCGCCCGCCCCAACGGACGAGGTAGACCTCGATGCCCTCATAGCTGACCTGAACCGGTCCTTCCCCATGGCAGGTCAAACAGCTGAACAACCCACTGCTGCCTCAAACAATAGCCCGACTGATGATGGGAACGATTATGAGCATCTGGGGAAGATTGAACCATACCCTGATTACGACCAACTCGAGGGTGATGCCGAGGCTTTCAAGGAGGAACTTGGGGATGACATAGGAGTATTGAAGCCAAACAAAG CACCACTGGGCCGAGGGCCACCACCAATGCCATTCAAGAGAAGCGCCTCACTCCCTACACCGCATCTATTCAAAGACGGGCGATCATTTGAAGAGACCAGGGAACGTACACTGACACCACCCCCACCACCAAACATCCCAGTGCCTCTACCGCCAAGAGAACCACCGCCACCGTTTCAAGACCTGGCACAACCGCCAGGGCATCTAGGTCAAGAGCCACTGACACCACCTCCGATGCCTCCAGAGTTGATACGGTCAAGGACAACATCACATGAGCGAAAGATGTCCTTACCagag GATGAAAGAGAATGGCGGAAACAACTACTAAAACAGACGTCAGAGAACATCAGCAGCGAAAGCAAGAGAAAG GTTCTCGTGAATTTCCACAATATCGACCAAAGCTACAAGACGCTGGCCTTAGAGGAGACGTACAAAGCTAGAGACATCTGCAACCGGCTCGTTATAAAGAACATGGGACTTGATGACAAGAACTGGATGCTGATCGAGTTCTTATCACAATTTAAGATAC AACGAGTTATTGAGGACCATGAATTAGTACTGAGCATCTACGATTCCTGGGGAGGCaacatggacaacatcatctaCTTCAAAAACGATTTCAAGAAATATGAGATCTTTCAAAACCCTGCA CAATTCTTCCCAACCCACATGATCGAGCAATCAGAAGAGGATGGAGCATTGTCAGAAAAGGCAGAGAAAGCGAAGAAAATACTCTTGCAG aACTTGTTCAGTACAACGGACAGGGTACCGGATATTGAAAGCTACCTCCACTTAAAGGAGCAGGGGAGAAGGTCATGGAAAAGAGCGTTCTGTATGCTGAGAGGGACCAGGATTGTTTACTCATCCAAAGGGACATCAAAG GACCCAAAGCATTTGGTCACATTCACAATCTTTGACGACCTTGATCTCTATTTAGCAAGAACACCTAAAGAAACGTTTGGTGCTCCGACAGacttctgtttctgtttcaag CCAAGAAAACCAGTGAGGGATGCGCGAGAGCTGATATGCCTGTGTACGGACGACCCTAGGAGCCTGAAATGCTGGATGGCAGGAGTGCGATTGGGAAAG TATAGCGGCACTTTGAGGGAGAATTATCGGATTGCTGTCCGACGAATGGAGAAGCTGAAGAAGCTAAAGCAAGATAATGATAAG GATTCGGACAGTCTTATATCAGGGCCGTACTCAGATCAACTGTGGTACCACGGGCTGATCACACGTGAAGAAACCAGTCGACGCATGGCTAAACACGGCTTCAATGACGG GGCATTCATGGTACGCGACAGCCAATCGAGTCCCGGCTCATTTGTGATCTCGTTCATCCTCGACCGCAAGATCAAACATTTCCAAGTATTACCG ATGAAAGTTGAAGGAGAGACATTCTACTCGGTGGACGAGGGAAGAACTAAATTCTACGACGTAACAGATCTCGTGAATTACTACACGAAGGAGAGAGGCATCATGCCAGTCTTGCTCAAGGAAATCGTGCGGAGAGATTAA
- the LOC135500879 gene encoding inositol polyphosphate 1-phosphatase-like, producing the protein MKISDLVSSLVNASEKAATIARTVRSEHALFQLLVEEKEGDQKNKRFFKDFKTLGDVLIQEVVRHDVGNQFSGLAHHILGEESNHFTNVLGDTIEVAVQPSQEQTSALLAKVLDGQGDAASLLAKVVHENVKVAPHVKLATLEAEIPTEKVGVWIDPIDSTYQYISGKEGTTDTHNIINKGLPCVTVLIGAFDRQTGKPIVGVINQPFVTLDEVNSSWTGEHIWGVSYDGCNLISSEPEPDIPNVIITSTSEKSRIRDTLAKEYQISYSAGAGFKSLCVVKHQGCAYILSPPTTFKWDTCAPQAILSALGGGIVNYQDGLKLVKESANISDDDLTEELSKLQIRYDRPDASAAGTGQPWCNTGGLLAYTQSKDLLAILRLLL; encoded by the exons ATGAAAATATCTGATCTGGTCAGCTCTTTGGTTAATGCATCCGAAAAAGCTGCAACGATTGCAAGAACTGTGCGATCTGAGCATGCACTGTTCCAACTGTTAGTCGAAGAGAAAGAAGGTGACCAGAAAAACAAACGGTTTTTTAAGGATTTTAAAACGCTGGGGGATGTCTTAATTCAGGAGGTAGTGCGACATGACGTTGGCAATCAG TTTTCGGGTCTTGCGCACCACATCTTGGGCGAGGAGAGCAACCATTTCACGAATGTCCTCGGAGATACTATAGAGGTCGCTGTTCAACCATCGCAAGAACAGACGTCTGCCCTCTTGG CAAAAGTTTTGGATGGCCAAGGCGATGCAGCTTCCTTGCTGGCCAAGGTTGTCCATGAAAATGTCAAGGTGGCGCCACATGTCAAACTTGCGACCCTGGAGGCCGAGATTCCAACTGAAAAGGTCGGAGTATGGATAGATCCAATCg attccacctatcagtACATAAGCGGCAAAGAGGGGACGACAGATACTCACAACATAATCAACAAGGGCCTTCCATGCGTGACAGTACTCATCGGAGCGTTCGATCGACAAACGGGTAAACCAATCGTTGGCGTCATCAATCAGCCATTCGTGACTCTGGATGAAGTaaacagcag CTGGACTGGTGAACATATCTGGGGCGTCAGTTACGATGGTTGCAACCTCATCTCATCCGAACCCGAGCCTGACATACCAAATGTGATAATAACCAGCACGAGTGAAAAGAGTCGGATAAGGGACACTCTTGCCAAGGAATATCAGATATCATACTCAGCAG GTGCAGGTTTCAAGAGTTTGTGTGTGGTGAAGCATCAGGGCTGCGCTTATATCCTATCACCTCCGACGACCTTCAAATGGGACACATGCGCCCCGCAGGCAATCTTAAGCGCTCTCGGCGGCGGCATCGTTAACTATCAAGATGGTCTTAAACTAGTCAAGGAATCGGCAAATATATCGGACGACGATCTCACAGAAGAATTATCGAAATTGCAGATTAGGTATGATCGACCGGATGCGTCGGCCGCGGGCACTGGGCAACCGTGGTGTAATACTGGCGGTCTCCTCGCTTACACACAATCAAAAGATTTGCTGGCCATCTTACGCTTATTACTTTAA